The region GGATACATTGGTGGTGATATCCGTAGAACGTAGTTTTCTTAATAGAGCGGAGCAATTTGCTGAAGCGCTGGCGTTGGATTAAACCAAAAATGTTCAATTTACCAATGTCACCGCATAATCTTTAAGCCATGTTACTACAGGCTGAATATCAAACACTTCATTGCCTTCTTTACCAATGGGCAGCATCGGCAAAATGGCTTCATATACGGGGCGAATACCTTCACCGAGATTTTCCACCGGCACCCCACGGCGATGAATCGCCCACACCGCCGTAATCAATTCTAGCGAAATCACATTCCAGCAATAAGGCATCATTTGCCGTACCTGCTGTGATGCAATGGGAGCAAGCCCTGCGGTATCTTCAACACCATCAGCCAGCTGTCCGCCATAAAACAACAGAACGGGAGCGGCAAAACGGTGAACCTGCGCCACTTGCGCTTCGGCCAAATGGCTCAAATTCAAAAATTGTATACCGCCTCGCGCATCACCCTCATAGGTTAATCCCACTGGCAAACCGCTAAAGCTATTCCAGTGTTGCTTATGTAAACGCTCAGAACTCACGCGTGCTACCTTCGCCAGCGCTTGGCGCAACGTATCAAGCGTAAGAGTAAGCAATGTCGTATCGATATTACCATGTGACAACAAGCTACGCGTCCACACATCCACACGCGGGTTATCGGTAGAGGTATTCATCTCCGCCACTACCTGTTGTTCTGTCCAGTGTAGGGTTTGCCACGCCGCGCCATGCATATGGCCAATGCAGCGAAAGCTAAGCGGGTCTTGTAAAAAGCGCGGCTGACCTTCTTGCCATAATGCGCTGTTATTCAACCATTCGATAATACGATTCACGGATTTATTGGTTTGCCCCACCTTATCACGATCCCGATACATTTTGGTGGCAATCAGTGCTTGTGGATTACCTCTGAATCCCTCAAGCGCGACCGCTCCTACCAAATCTATCGCCGTCATAAAGCGGTGGCATTCAATTACTGCAAGTGCCGCTTTTGCCAATGAAATAGCATTGCTGCACATGAGCGAAAGTGCTTCTTTTGCCGCAAATTTAAACTCGATATCGCTGTCTGAAATAAATGCAGCCGCCATTTGCGCCAGCGGCACCAAATCGCCTGCGCCTACCGAGCAGTTATCACGCACTTCCGGTATAAAATCGCCATTCAAGCCCGTAAGCAGCTTTTGCACGGTTTCGGCGCGGATGCCGCTTGTACCCTCAGCATAACCATTGAGCAAAATCAATAATGCCGCACGCACTTCTGCCGGTGAAATATTGTAACCCGGAATATAGGGCGCATGCGCACGAATCAAACGCTCATTGAACTCCTGTACCGATTCATCATCAAAGCTATAATCTTTTTGTGATCCCACTCCCGTGGTAACGCCATAGAGTGTAACCCCACGTTCTATGGCTTCGTATACTACGGCTCTTGCCTCGGCAATACGCTCCCATGCGCCATCGGACATATCGACGTGATAACGCTCTCGCACCACACGCTCAATATCAGGAATGGTAAGCGATGTACCATCAAGCCGCACAAATGGTTTAGGTTTAGATTCGGTCATACACAACCTTTAATAAAATTATTTCACCATTGGCAAGTTCAAACCTTTTTCTTTGGCGCAATCAATGGCGATATCATAGCCGGCATCGGCATGGCGCATTACTCCCGTTGCCGGATCGTTAGTAAGAACGCGCTCCAGCCGCTTTGCAGCCTCGTCGGTACCATCTGCCAAAATTACCATACCGCTATGTTGCGAATAGCCCATACCTACGCCGCCACCATGATGCAAGCTTACCCATGTCGCGCCGCCTGCAGTGTTGAGCAACGCATTGAGCAATGGCCAATCCGAAACCGCATCGCTACCATCCTGCATAGCTTCGGTTTCGCGGTTAGGGCTGGCTACAGATCCCGAATCCAAATGATCACGGCCAATTACTACCGGAGCTTTTAATTCGCCATTTTTGACCATTTCATTAAAAGCGAGTCCCAGTTTGGCGCGATCTCCCAAGCCTACCCAGCATATACGTGCGGGCAAGCCCTGAAAATGTATACGCTCACGGGCCATATCCAGCCAGTTGTGCAAATGCGCATCATCAGGAATC is a window of Alphaproteobacteria bacterium DNA encoding:
- a CDS encoding aromatic amino acid lyase, which gives rise to MTESKPKPFVRLDGTSLTIPDIERVVRERYHVDMSDGAWERIAEARAVVYEAIERGVTLYGVTTGVGSQKDYSFDDESVQEFNERLIRAHAPYIPGYNISPAEVRAALLILLNGYAEGTSGIRAETVQKLLTGLNGDFIPEVRDNCSVGAGDLVPLAQMAAAFISDSDIEFKFAAKEALSLMCSNAISLAKAALAVIECHRFMTAIDLVGAVALEGFRGNPQALIATKMYRDRDKVGQTNKSVNRIIEWLNNSALWQEGQPRFLQDPLSFRCIGHMHGAAWQTLHWTEQQVVAEMNTSTDNPRVDVWTRSLLSHGNIDTTLLTLTLDTLRQALAKVARVSSERLHKQHWNSFSGLPVGLTYEGDARGGIQFLNLSHLAEAQVAQVHRFAAPVLLFYGGQLADGVEDTAGLAPIASQQVRQMMPYCWNVISLELITAVWAIHRRGVPVENLGEGIRPVYEAILPMLPIGKEGNEVFDIQPVVTWLKDYAVTLVN